A DNA window from Streptococcus parapneumoniae contains the following coding sequences:
- a CDS encoding N-acetylmuramoyl-L-alanine amidase family protein, whose protein sequence is MKKSKLLTLGLLVGAGLLLSINQAQAADTWVKNGADWNLSQDGSLAKDKWVQNAGSWYHFDGSGKMQTGWLKDGDTWYSLADSGAMRTGWYKEDGTWYSLADSGAIRTGWYKEGATWYYLKDSGAMATGWATANGQWSYFEKSGAMVADRAVPASDGKSYVIGKDGYLLTKLPSQVEQSQADDTIITNIVTLSDGYDYHLIYTKDGVIVEKNAWYIKPEFKKFSNKYGDYVSNTMLALIDNKDQGQEIDPKAVIKNFQNLPNRYYFGADGRRVTNLPEMTTYSEVKKVGNDVYLENPGARLRLGATSFTINNNKLYYLDGANGKLKTGYLALIDDRPSSHHYHILVYADQSGEILKMKRLPTGISDYLNKEIDGFYGQTVKIDSKTGNVSVVK, encoded by the coding sequence ATGAAAAAATCTAAACTACTAACACTTGGTTTGCTTGTAGGTGCTGGTCTACTTTTGTCTATCAATCAAGCACAGGCTGCAGATACTTGGGTTAAAAATGGTGCTGACTGGAATCTTTCTCAAGATGGCAGTCTAGCTAAGGATAAATGGGTACAAAATGCTGGCTCATGGTACCACTTCGACGGTTCTGGTAAAATGCAGACAGGCTGGCTCAAAGATGGGGATACCTGGTATTCACTAGCAGATAGTGGTGCTATGCGTACTGGCTGGTACAAGGAAGATGGCACATGGTACTCCCTAGCAGATAGTGGCGCCATACGTACAGGTTGGTACAAAGAAGGGGCTACATGGTATTACCTCAAAGACAGTGGCGCTATGGCAACAGGATGGGCGACTGCAAATGGTCAATGGTCTTACTTTGAAAAATCAGGTGCTATGGTCGCAGACAGAGCTGTTCCAGCCAGTGATGGGAAAAGTTATGTCATTGGTAAGGATGGTTATCTGTTAACCAAACTCCCAAGTCAGGTTGAACAATCTCAAGCGGATGATACAATTATCACAAATATTGTTACTTTGTCTGATGGTTATGATTATCACCTTATTTATACAAAAGATGGAGTCATTGTTGAAAAGAATGCCTGGTATATCAAACCAGAGTTTAAAAAGTTTTCTAATAAATATGGGGATTATGTTTCCAATACGATGTTGGCTTTAATAGATAATAAAGATCAAGGACAGGAAATTGATCCTAAAGCTGTTATAAAGAATTTCCAAAACTTACCAAACAGGTATTACTTTGGGGCAGATGGTCGTCGCGTAACAAATTTACCAGAAATGACCACCTATTCAGAGGTTAAAAAAGTTGGCAATGATGTCTATCTAGAAAATCCAGGTGCACGCCTTCGTCTTGGGGCTACCAGCTTTACAATCAATAACAATAAACTATACTATTTAGATGGAGCTAATGGCAAACTAAAAACAGGCTATCTCGCATTGATTGATGATAGACCAAGTTCTCATCACTATCATATTCTTGTTTATGCAGACCAATCTGGTGAAATTCTTAAAATGAAACGATTGCCAACAGGAATTTCAGATTATCTTAATAAAGAAATTGACGGTTTCTACGGTCAAACTGTTAAAATCGATAGTAAGACAGGAAATGTTTCTGTTGTGAAATAA
- a CDS encoding response regulator transcription factor, with protein sequence MKILLVDDHEMVRLGLKSYFDLQDDVEVVGEASNGFQGIDLALKLRPDVIVMDIVMPEMNGIDATLAILKEWPEAKILIVTSYLDNEKIMPVLNAGAKGYMLKTSSADELLHAVRKVAAGELAIEQEVSKKVEYHRNHIELHEDLTARERDVLQLIAKGYENQRIADELFISLKTVKTHVSNILAKLEVSDRTQAAVYAFQHHLVGHEDF encoded by the coding sequence ATGAAAATTTTACTAGTAGATGACCATGAAATGGTCCGATTGGGCTTGAAAAGCTACTTTGACCTCCAAGATGATGTAGAAGTTGTAGGGGAAGCGTCCAACGGGTTTCAGGGTATTGACTTAGCCTTGAAATTGCGTCCAGATGTTATTGTCATGGATATCGTCATGCCCGAAATGAATGGAATTGACGCGACTTTGGCCATCCTCAAAGAATGGCCTGAAGCCAAGATTTTGATTGTGACTTCTTACTTGGACAATGAAAAAATAATGCCGGTTTTGAATGCTGGTGCCAAAGGCTATATGCTCAAGACTTCTAGTGCAGACGAACTGCTCCATGCCGTCCGTAAGGTGGCTGCTGGCGAGCTGGCTATTGAACAAGAGGTCAGCAAGAAGGTCGAATACCACCGCAATCACATAGAACTACATGAGGACCTGACTGCGCGTGAGCGAGATGTACTCCAACTCATTGCCAAGGGCTATGAAAATCAGCGTATCGCAGACGAACTTTTTATCTCTCTCAAGACGGTCAAGACGCACGTGTCTAACATTCTTGCCAAACTTGAGGTCAGTGATCGCACACAAGCTGCGGTCTATGCCTTTCAGCACCACTTGGTGGGGCATGAGGATTTTTAA
- a CDS encoding alpha/beta hydrolase, whose translation MRYIVSILAIGLVIGGGILFWKSRENTSPRIQVEESISSASSQETNQSPKTQESHLVPTEDIVTEEYTVTYEDKNLYGQITAPRDYKNKKLPVVVISHGFNNTFDMYKDYIQLLAKQGFLVYGFDYYGGSRNSKSGGQDMLGMSVKTELTDLTNVVYKLTSESYVDKKHLSIIGVSQGGVVASLYAAANPEQIYKLGLIFPAYVLFDDVKETYQNLGSPSFYQLPDSLTHHNARLGKIYLTDALDIDIEDVQRKITAPTLIVHGTNDTTAPYQYSVDASQRIPNAKLVTVEGGSHRIDENFSKIAIPAIQNFLAE comes from the coding sequence ATGAGATATATTGTAAGCATTTTAGCTATCGGTCTTGTAATAGGAGGAGGAATCTTATTTTGGAAAAGTAGAGAGAATACATCTCCTCGTATTCAAGTTGAAGAAAGTATTTCATCTGCTTCTAGTCAAGAAACAAATCAATCACCTAAAACACAAGAGAGTCATCTAGTTCCGACAGAAGATATTGTTACCGAGGAATATACGGTTACTTATGAAGATAAAAACCTGTATGGTCAAATTACTGCACCTAGAGATTATAAAAATAAAAAATTACCAGTAGTGGTCATCTCACATGGCTTTAACAATACATTTGATATGTATAAAGATTATATCCAATTGTTAGCAAAGCAAGGCTTTTTGGTCTATGGTTTTGATTATTATGGAGGAAGCCGTAATTCTAAAAGTGGTGGTCAAGATATGCTGGGTATGTCAGTTAAAACAGAGTTAACAGACTTAACGAATGTAGTATACAAACTGACATCAGAAAGTTATGTTGATAAGAAACATCTGAGCATAATAGGTGTCAGTCAGGGTGGTGTAGTAGCTAGCCTGTATGCAGCTGCTAATCCGGAACAAATCTACAAGCTGGGCCTGATTTTCCCAGCTTATGTTTTATTTGATGATGTGAAGGAAACTTATCAAAATCTTGGAAGTCCATCATTTTATCAACTCCCTGATAGTCTGACACATCATAATGCTAGGCTGGGTAAAATTTATCTGACAGATGCACTCGATATTGATATTGAAGATGTACAGAGGAAGATCACGGCTCCTACTCTAATTGTACATGGAACCAATGATACAACTGCTCCCTACCAATATTCAGTAGATGCGAGTCAAAGAATTCCAAATGCTAAACTGGTTACAGTAGAAGGTGGAAGTCATCGTATTGATGAGAATTTTAGTAAAATTGCCATACCAGCCATTCAGAACTTTTTGGCAGAGTAA
- a CDS encoding helix-turn-helix transcriptional regulator, with protein MRWDIGSVYKYIRKSKGITQNEVCGDYITHSNLSKFENNHSTPRYDTMELLLRQIDMSFDEFHYICQHYQMDSRKKLFSEYYQVISSPNLEEMKTLLSKCQIYLDEVQNDIPIEHAVKELTIFIEVIENQFSDKAQALAEELWKELEKRDQWFLSDLRLLVMIIFHFPVDSLEMLRQRLVKSLNKYTDYRPIQSIHYSILANMTRMYLEAGKKDDCLCLIQECLDLAKILKRYDLLGVAQVRLGIVNENHAMINKGLSLLKSTNESRLLREMKREVSDYYQADFFETEGK; from the coding sequence ATGCGGTGGGATATTGGTTCAGTTTATAAATACATTCGTAAGTCAAAAGGGATTACACAAAATGAGGTCTGTGGTGACTACATTACTCATTCTAACTTATCTAAGTTTGAAAATAATCATTCTACTCCTAGGTATGATACTATGGAGTTACTTTTGAGACAAATTGATATGAGTTTCGATGAATTTCATTATATTTGTCAACATTACCAAATGGATTCTCGTAAGAAATTATTTTCAGAATATTATCAAGTCATTTCTTCACCTAATCTAGAAGAAATGAAGACACTGCTATCAAAATGTCAAATTTATCTAGATGAAGTGCAGAATGATATCCCAATAGAACACGCTGTGAAAGAACTAACCATTTTTATAGAAGTGATTGAAAATCAGTTTTCCGATAAAGCCCAAGCCTTAGCTGAAGAGTTATGGAAAGAATTGGAAAAAAGAGATCAGTGGTTTCTCTCAGATTTACGGTTGTTAGTGATGATCATTTTCCATTTCCCTGTTGATTCACTAGAAATGCTACGTCAAAGACTTGTCAAATCTCTAAATAAATACACAGATTATCGCCCAATTCAAAGTATTCATTACTCCATTCTAGCCAATATGACCCGAATGTACCTTGAAGCAGGGAAGAAAGATGACTGTCTATGCTTAATTCAAGAATGTCTTGATTTAGCAAAAATATTGAAACGATACGATTTATTAGGTGTAGCTCAAGTACGTCTGGGAATCGTTAATGAAAATCATGCTATGATTAATAAAGGATTATCCTTACTCAAATCAACAAATGAAAGTCGATTACTGCGGGAAATGAAAAGAGAAGTTAGTGATTATTATCAAGCAGATTTTTTTGAAACAGAGGGCAAATAG
- the liaF gene encoding cell wall-active antibiotics response protein LiaF, protein MRKFKIFLFIEACLLTGALILMVSEHFSRFLLILFLFLLLIRYYTGKEGNNLLLVVATILFFFIVMLNPFVILAIFVAVIYSLFLLYPMMNQEKEQTNLVFEEVVTVKKEKNRWFGNLHHFSSYQTCQFDDINLFRLMGKDTIHLERVILTNHDNVIILRKMVGTTKIIVPVDVEVSLSVNSLYGDLTFFNQPKRALRNEHYHQETRDYLKSNKSVKIFLTTMIGDVEVVRG, encoded by the coding sequence ATGAGAAAATTTAAAATCTTTTTATTTATCGAAGCCTGTCTTTTGACAGGAGCTCTGATTTTGATGGTTTCAGAGCATTTTTCGCGTTTTCTGCTGATTTTATTCCTCTTTTTGCTTTTGATTCGCTATTACACTGGTAAAGAGGGGAATAATCTTCTTTTAGTGGTGGCAACCATTCTCTTCTTTTTCATCGTCATGCTCAATCCTTTTGTGATTCTAGCTATTTTTGTTGCGGTCATCTATAGCCTCTTTCTTCTTTATCCGATGATGAACCAGGAAAAAGAGCAGACCAATTTGGTTTTTGAAGAGGTGGTAACGGTTAAGAAGGAGAAAAATCGTTGGTTTGGAAATCTCCATCATTTTTCAAGCTACCAGACTTGCCAGTTTGATGATATCAATCTCTTTCGCCTCATGGGTAAGGACACCATTCATTTGGAGAGGGTGATTCTAACCAATCATGATAATGTCATTATCCTCAGAAAGATGGTAGGGACGACCAAAATCATTGTGCCTGTAGATGTAGAAGTCAGTCTCAGTGTTAATTCTCTTTATGGGGATTTGACTTTTTTCAACCAGCCTAAGAGAGCACTCCGCAATGAACACTATCATCAAGAAACAAGAGACTATCTCAAGAGTAACAAGAGCGTCAAGATTTTCTTGACTACTATGATTGGGGATGTTGAGGTGGTCAGAGGATGA
- a CDS encoding sensor histidine kinase encodes MKKQAYVIIAITSFLFVLFFSHSLLEILDFDWSIFLHDVEKTEKFVFLLLVFSMSMTCFLALFWRGIEELSLRKMQTNLKRLLAGQEVVQVSDPDLDASFKSLSGKLNLLTEALQKAENQSLAQEEEIIEKERKRIARDLHDTVSQELFAAHMILSGVSQQALKLDREKMQTQLQSVTAILETAQKDLRVLLLHLRPIELEQKSLIEGIQILLKELEDKSDLKVSLKQNMTKLPKKIEEHIFRILQELISNTLRHAQASCLDVYLYQTDVEVQLKVVDNGIGFQLGSLDDLSYGLRNIKERVEDMAGTVQLLTAPKQGLAVDIRIPLLDKE; translated from the coding sequence ATGAAAAAACAAGCTTATGTAATCATTGCCATTACCTCCTTCCTGTTTGTCTTATTTTTCTCCCACAGCTTGTTGGAAATCCTTGATTTTGACTGGTCTATTTTCTTGCATGATGTCGAAAAAACAGAAAAATTTGTCTTTTTGTTGTTGGTGTTCAGTATGTCCATGACCTGTTTCTTAGCCTTATTTTGGCGAGGTATTGAAGAACTTTCTCTAAGAAAAATGCAGACTAATCTCAAGCGTTTGTTGGCAGGGCAAGAAGTGGTTCAAGTTTCAGATCCAGATTTGGATGCCAGTTTCAAGTCCTTGTCAGGTAAACTTAACCTTTTAACAGAAGCTCTTCAAAAGGCTGAAAATCAGAGTCTTGCTCAGGAAGAGGAGATTATAGAAAAGGAACGGAAGCGGATTGCTCGGGATTTGCACGATACAGTCAGTCAGGAGTTGTTTGCGGCTCACATGATTTTGTCAGGCGTTAGTCAGCAGGCTTTGAAATTGGATAGAGAAAAGATGCAGACCCAGTTGCAGAGTGTCACAGCTATTTTAGAAACAGCCCAGAAGGATTTGCGGGTCTTGCTCCTGCACTTGCGACCAATTGAACTGGAGCAGAAGAGCTTGATAGAAGGGATTCAAATTCTCCTAAAAGAGCTTGAGGACAAGAGTGATCTCAAGGTTAGTCTCAAGCAGAATATGACGAAATTGCCCAAGAAGATTGAGGAGCATATCTTCCGCATTTTGCAGGAGTTGATTAGCAATACCCTCCGCCATGCCCAGGCCTCTTGTTTGGATGTCTATCTCTATCAGACAGATGTTGAAGTACAGCTGAAGGTGGTGGACAATGGGATTGGTTTCCAGTTGGGGAGCTTAGACGACTTAAGTTATGGACTTCGCAATATCAAGGAGCGGGTTGAAGATATGGCAGGGACAGTTCAGTTATTAACAGCTCCCAAGCAAGGGCTGGCAGTTGATATCCGTATTCCCCTGCTCGATAAGGAATGA